A part of Antechinus flavipes isolate AdamAnt ecotype Samford, QLD, Australia chromosome 6, AdamAnt_v2, whole genome shotgun sequence genomic DNA contains:
- the DCTN1 gene encoding dynactin subunit 1 isoform X7: MAQSKRHVYSRTPSGSRMSAETSNRPLRVGSRVEVIGKGHRGTVAYVGATLFATGKWVGVILDEAKGKNDGTVQGRKYFTCEEGHGIFVRQSQIQVFEDGADTTSPETPDSSASKVLKREATDPSAKASKLPARPTSSGASGAGGPAGPSGSASASTGEMSSSEPSTPAQTPLAAPIIPTPSLTSPGAAPPLPSPSKEEEGLRVQVRDLEEKLETLRLKRAEDKAKLKELEKHKIQLEQVQEWKSKMQEQQAELQRKLKEARKEAKDALEAKERYMEEMADTADAIEMATLDKEMAEERAESLQQEVEALKERVEELTTDLEILKAEIEEKGSDGAASSYQLKQLEEQNARLKDALVRMRDLSASEKQEHVKLQKLMEKKNVELEALRQQRERLQEELDQAEHTIDELKEQVDAALGAEEMVETLTDRNLNLEEKVRELRETVGDLEAMNEMNDELQENARETELELREQLDMAGARVREAQKRVEAAQETVADYQQTIKKYRQLTAHLQDVNRELTNQQEASVERQQQPPPETFDFKIKFAETKAHAKAIEMELRQMEVAQANRHVSLLTAFMPDSFLRAGGDHDCVLVLLLIPRLVCKAELIRKQAQEKFDLTENCAGRPGLRGAPGEQLSFAAGLVYSLSLLQATLHRYEHALAQCSVDVYKKVGSLYPEMSAHERSLDFLIELLHKDQLDETVNVEPLTKAIKYYQHLYSIHLTEQPEDCTVQLADHIKFTQSALDCMAVEVGRLHAFLQGGQEASDLSLLLRDLETSCSDIRQFCKKIRRRMPGTDAPGIPAALGFGPQVSETLLDCRKHLTWVVAVLQEVAAAAAQLIAPLAENEGLPSGTLEELAFKAGEQIYGSPSSSPYECLRQSCSILIATMNKLATAMQEGEYDAERPPSKPPPSELRAAALRAEITDAEGLGLKLEDRETVIKELKKSLKIKGEELSEANVRLSLLEKKLDSAAKDADERTEKVQSRLEETQALLRKKEKEFEETMDALQADIDQLEAEKAELKQRLSSQSKRTIEGLRGTPPSGIATLVSGITGEEQQRGGAAGPPLANIPGPGPVKDSPLLLQQISAMRLHISQLQHENSTLKGAQMKAALAALPPLHVAKLTPSGRESSDGELAAGALYRKTSQLLDTLHQLSSCTRVIDITRSSPATKSPGAQLLEQLTHLQSLSDTIDKLQDEVMKETVSQRPGATVPTDFATFPSSAFLRAKEEKREDTVYVGKVTFPCTAGLGQRHRLVLTHEQLHRLHGRLIS; the protein is encoded by the exons ATGGCCCAGAGCAAGAGACATGTGTATAGTCGG ACACCAAGTGGCAGCAGAATGAGTGCCGAGACAAGCAACCGGCCCCTCCGAGTAGGATCCAGAGTAGAGGTGATCGGCAAGGGCCATCGGGGCACAGTGGCCTATGTGGGGGCTACACTGTTTGCCACGGGCAAGTGGGTAGGTGTGATCCTTGATGAAGCCAAGGGCAAGAATGATGGTACTGTCCAGGGAAGGAAGTACTTCACGTGTGAAGAGGGTCACGGCATCTTTGTCCGCCAGTCACAG ATCCAGGTGTTTGAAGATGGAGCAGATACCACATCCCCAGAGACACCAGATTCCTCAGCCTCAAAAGTTCTCAAGAGAG AAGCAACTGATCCATCTGCCAAGGCCAGCAAACTG CCTGCCCGTCCCACCAGCTCAGGGGCATCAGGGGCTGGTGGCCCTGCAGGACCCTCAGGTTCGGCCTCGGCCTCCACTGGAGAGATGAGCAGCAGTGAGCCCAGCACTCCAGCACAGACACCTTTGGCAGCCCCCATCATCCCTACGCCCTCGCTCACCTCTCCTGGGGCAGCTCCACCATTGCCTTCCCCCTCCAAG GAAGAGGAAGGGCTGCGGGTCCAGGTGCGTGACCTGGAGGAGAAGTTGGAGACTCTGAGGCTGAAGCGTGCAGAGGATAAGGCGAAGCTCAAAGAACTTGAGAAGCATAAGATCCAGCTGGAGCAGGTGCAGGAATGGAAGAGCAAGATGCAAGAGCAGCAGGCAGAGCTGCAGCGGAAGCTCAAGGAGGCTCGGAAG GAAGCGAAAGATGCCTTGGAGGCAAAAGAACGCTACATGGAGGAGATGGCCGACACTGCAGATGCTATAGAAATGGCCACTCTGGACAAGGAGATGGCCGAGGAGCGGGCAGAGTCCTTGCAGCAGGAGGTTGAGGCTCTGAAGGAACGTGTGGAGGAGCTCACCACTGATCTCGAGATCCTAAAGGCCGAAATTGAGGAGAAGG GATCTGATGGGGCTGCGTCCAGTTACCAGCTCAAGCAGCTGGAGGAGCAGAATGCCCGGCTGAAGGATGCCTTGGTGAG AATGCGAGACCTCTCGGCCTCAGAGAAGCAGGAGCACGTCAAACTGCAGAAGCTCATGGAGAAGAAGAACGTGGAACTGGAGGCCCTGCGGCAGCAGCGCGAGCGCCTTCAGGAGGAGCTGGACCAGGCTGAGCATACCATCGATGAGCTCAAGGAGCAG GTAGATGCAGCCCTGGGAGCAGAAGAGATGGTGGAGACACTGACAGACAGGAACCTGAACCTGGAGGAGAAAGTGCGGGAACTGCGGGAGACCGTGGGAGACCTG GAAGCTATGAATGAGATGAATGATGAGCTGCAGGAGAATGCCCGGGAGACTGAGCTTGAGCTTCGGGAGCAGCTGGACATGGCAGGTGCCCGAGTGAGGGAGGCCCAGAAGCGTGTGGAAGCTGCTCAGGAGACGGTTGCTGACTACCAACAGACTATAAAGAAATACCGACAGCTGACCGCCCATCTGCAG GATGTGAATCGGGAGCTAACAAATCAGCAAGAGGCTTCAGTGGAGAGGCAGCAGCAGCCGCCCCCGGAGACCTTTGACTTCAAGATTAAGtttgctgagaccaaggcccacgCCAAG GCCATTGAGATggaactgaggcagatggaggtGGCCCAGGCCAATAGGCACGTGTCCTTGCTTACGGCCTTCATGCCGGATAGCTTCCTGAGGGCCGGTGGAGATCACGATTGTGTCCTGGTCCTGCTGCTGATCCCCCGCCTGGTTTGTAAG GCAGAGCTCATCAGAAAGCAGGCCCAGGAGAAGTTTGATCTGACTGAGAATTGTGCAGGGCGGCCAGGGCTTCGGGGGGCTCCTGGGGAGCAGCTCAGCTTTGCCGCCGGCCTGGTGTACTCACTGAGTCTCCTGCAGGCCACACTCCACCGCTACGAGCA TGCCCTGGCTCAGTGCAGTGTGGATGTCTACAAAAAGGTCGGTAGTCTCTATCCCGAGATGAGTGCCCACGAGCGCTCCTTGGATTTCCTCATTGAGCTGTTGCACAAGGACCAGCTGGATGAGACGGTCAACGTGGAGCCGCTCACCAAGGCCATCAAGTACTACCAG CACCTGTATAGCATCCATCTTACTGAGCAGCCCGAGGACTGCACTGTGCAGCTGGCCGACCACATCAAG TTCACCCAGAGTGCACTGGACTGCATGGCTGTGGAGGTGGGGAGGCTTCATGCCTTTCTGCAG GGAGGGCAGGAGGCCTCAGACTTATCCCTCCTGCTCCGGGACCTGGAAACGTCCTGCAGTGACATCCGGCAGTTCTGTAAGAAGATCCGAAGACGGATGCCGGGCACGGATGCTCCTGGGATCCCAGCTGCCCTTGGTTTTGGGCCTCAG GTGTCAGAGACACTTCTGGATTGTCGGAAGCATCTGACGTGGGTGGTGGCCGTGCTTCAGGAGGTAGCTGCTGCTGCCGCCCAACTGATCGCCCCTCTGGCCGAGAATGAGGGTCTGCCCTCTGGCACCCTGGAAGAGCTGGCCTTCAAGGCAGGGGAGCAG ATCTATGGGTCTCCATCCAGCAGTCCCTATGAGTGCCTTCGACAGTCATGTAGCATCCTCATTGCCACCATGAACAAGCTGGCCACGGCTATGCAAGAGGGAGAGTACGACGCAGAGAGGCCCCCGAGCAAG CCTCCTCCCTCCGAACTGCGGGCCGCAGCCCTTCGTGCAGAGATCACCGATGCTGAGGGCCTGGGCCTGAAGCTGGAGGACCGGGAGACCGTCATTAAGGAGCTGAAGAAGTCGCTCAAGATCAAG GGGGAAGAGCTGAGCGAGGCCAACGTGCGCTTGAGTCTCTTGGAGAAGAAGCTGGACAGCGCGGCCAAGGACGCTGACGAGAGGACCGAGAAGGTGCAGAGCCGCCTGGAGGAAACGCAGGCCCTGCTGCGCAAGAAGGAGAA AGAGTTCGAGGAGACGATGGACGCCCTCCAGGCAGACATTGACCAGCTGGAGGCCGAGAAGGCGGAGCTGAAGCAGCGCCTGAGCAGCCAGTCCAAAAGGACCATCGAGGGGCTGCGGGGAACACCCCCCTCGGGCATCGCCACCCTCGTCTCTGGCATCACTGGCG AAGAACAGCAGCGAG GAGGGGCTGCAGGCCCGCCTCTGGCCAACATCCCAGGCCCTGGGCCCGTGAAGGACTCTCCCCTGCTGCTCCAGCAGATCTCGGCCATGAGGCTGCACATCTCCCAGCTCCAGCATGAGAACAGCACGCTCAAG GGAGCCCAGATGAAGGCAGCCCTGGCAGCTTTGCCTCCCCTGCATGTGGCCAAGCTCACACCCTCAGGGCGGGAAAGCTCCGACGGTGAGCTCGCAGCTGGAGCTTTGTACCGGAAAACCAGCCAGCTACTGGACACGCTGCATCAGCTCAGCTCGTGCACCCGGGTGATAGATATCACAAGGTCCAGCCCTG CCACAAAGAGTCCCGGGGCCCAGCTTCTGGAACAGCTCACCCACCTCCAATCCCTGAGTGACACCATCGACAAACTGCAG GATGAGGTGATGAAAGAAACTGTGTCTCAGCGCCCAGGAGCCACTGTCCCCACTGACTTTGCCACGTTCCCCTCATCGGCCTTCCTTAGG gcTAAAGAAGAGAAACGAGAAGACACTGTATACGTGGGCAAAGTGACCTTCCCTTGCACGGCTGGCCTTGGGCAGCGGCACCGCCTGGTACTGACCCACGAACAGCTGCACCGGCTTCATGGCCGCCTCATCTCCTAG
- the DCTN1 gene encoding dynactin subunit 1 isoform X6, whose amino-acid sequence MSAETSNRPLRVGSRVEVIGKGHRGTVAYVGATLFATGKWVGVILDEAKGKNDGTVQGRKYFTCEEGHGIFVRQSQIQVFEDGADTTSPETPDSSASKVLKREATDPSAKASKLRGLKPKKAPTTRKTTTRRPKPARPTSSGASGAGGPAGPSGSASASTGEMSSSEPSTPAQTPLAAPIIPTPSLTSPGAAPPLPSPSKEEEGLRVQVRDLEEKLETLRLKRAEDKAKLKELEKHKIQLEQVQEWKSKMQEQQAELQRKLKEARKEAKDALEAKERYMEEMADTADAIEMATLDKEMAEERAESLQQEVEALKERVEELTTDLEILKAEIEEKGSDGAASSYQLKQLEEQNARLKDALVRMRDLSASEKQEHVKLQKLMEKKNVELEALRQQRERLQEELDQAEHTIDELKEQVDAALGAEEMVETLTDRNLNLEEKVRELRETVGDLEAMNEMNDELQENARETELELREQLDMAGARVREAQKRVEAAQETVADYQQTIKKYRQLTAHLQDVNRELTNQQEASVERQQQPPPETFDFKIKFAETKAHAKAIEMELRQMEVAQANRHVSLLTAFMPDSFLRAGGDHDCVLVLLLIPRLVCKAELIRKQAQEKFDLTENCAGRPGLRGAPGEQLSFAAGLVYSLSLLQATLHRYEHALAQCSVDVYKKVGSLYPEMSAHERSLDFLIELLHKDQLDETVNVEPLTKAIKYYQHLYSIHLTEQPEDCTVQLADHIKFTQSALDCMAVEVGRLHAFLQGGQEASDLSLLLRDLETSCSDIRQFCKKIRRRMPGTDAPGIPAALGFGPQVSETLLDCRKHLTWVVAVLQEVAAAAAQLIAPLAENEGLPSGTLEELAFKAGEQIYGSPSSSPYECLRQSCSILIATMNKLATAMQEGEYDAERPPSKPPPSELRAAALRAEITDAEGLGLKLEDRETVIKELKKSLKIKGEELSEANVRLSLLEKKLDSAAKDADERTEKVQSRLEETQALLRKKEKEFEETMDALQADIDQLEAEKAELKQRLSSQSKRTIEGLRGTPPSGIATLVSGITGEEQQRGGAAGPPLANIPGPGPVKDSPLLLQQISAMRLHISQLQHENSTLKGAQMKAALAALPPLHVAKLTPSGRESSDGELAAGALYRKTSQLLDTLHQLSSCTRVIDITRSSPATKSPGAQLLEQLTHLQSLSDTIDKLQDEVMKETVSQRPGATVPTDFATFPSSAFLRAKEEKREDTVYVGKVTFPCTAGLGQRHRLVLTHEQLHRLHGRLIS is encoded by the exons ATGAGTGCCGAGACAAGCAACCGGCCCCTCCGAGTAGGATCCAGAGTAGAGGTGATCGGCAAGGGCCATCGGGGCACAGTGGCCTATGTGGGGGCTACACTGTTTGCCACGGGCAAGTGGGTAGGTGTGATCCTTGATGAAGCCAAGGGCAAGAATGATGGTACTGTCCAGGGAAGGAAGTACTTCACGTGTGAAGAGGGTCACGGCATCTTTGTCCGCCAGTCACAG ATCCAGGTGTTTGAAGATGGAGCAGATACCACATCCCCAGAGACACCAGATTCCTCAGCCTCAAAAGTTCTCAAGAGAG AAGCAACTGATCCATCTGCCAAGGCCAGCAAACTG CGAGGATTGAAGCCTAAGAAG GCTCCGACCACCCGCAAG ACTACCACCCGCCGGCCCAAG CCTGCCCGTCCCACCAGCTCAGGGGCATCAGGGGCTGGTGGCCCTGCAGGACCCTCAGGTTCGGCCTCGGCCTCCACTGGAGAGATGAGCAGCAGTGAGCCCAGCACTCCAGCACAGACACCTTTGGCAGCCCCCATCATCCCTACGCCCTCGCTCACCTCTCCTGGGGCAGCTCCACCATTGCCTTCCCCCTCCAAG GAAGAGGAAGGGCTGCGGGTCCAGGTGCGTGACCTGGAGGAGAAGTTGGAGACTCTGAGGCTGAAGCGTGCAGAGGATAAGGCGAAGCTCAAAGAACTTGAGAAGCATAAGATCCAGCTGGAGCAGGTGCAGGAATGGAAGAGCAAGATGCAAGAGCAGCAGGCAGAGCTGCAGCGGAAGCTCAAGGAGGCTCGGAAG GAAGCGAAAGATGCCTTGGAGGCAAAAGAACGCTACATGGAGGAGATGGCCGACACTGCAGATGCTATAGAAATGGCCACTCTGGACAAGGAGATGGCCGAGGAGCGGGCAGAGTCCTTGCAGCAGGAGGTTGAGGCTCTGAAGGAACGTGTGGAGGAGCTCACCACTGATCTCGAGATCCTAAAGGCCGAAATTGAGGAGAAGG GATCTGATGGGGCTGCGTCCAGTTACCAGCTCAAGCAGCTGGAGGAGCAGAATGCCCGGCTGAAGGATGCCTTGGTGAG AATGCGAGACCTCTCGGCCTCAGAGAAGCAGGAGCACGTCAAACTGCAGAAGCTCATGGAGAAGAAGAACGTGGAACTGGAGGCCCTGCGGCAGCAGCGCGAGCGCCTTCAGGAGGAGCTGGACCAGGCTGAGCATACCATCGATGAGCTCAAGGAGCAG GTAGATGCAGCCCTGGGAGCAGAAGAGATGGTGGAGACACTGACAGACAGGAACCTGAACCTGGAGGAGAAAGTGCGGGAACTGCGGGAGACCGTGGGAGACCTG GAAGCTATGAATGAGATGAATGATGAGCTGCAGGAGAATGCCCGGGAGACTGAGCTTGAGCTTCGGGAGCAGCTGGACATGGCAGGTGCCCGAGTGAGGGAGGCCCAGAAGCGTGTGGAAGCTGCTCAGGAGACGGTTGCTGACTACCAACAGACTATAAAGAAATACCGACAGCTGACCGCCCATCTGCAG GATGTGAATCGGGAGCTAACAAATCAGCAAGAGGCTTCAGTGGAGAGGCAGCAGCAGCCGCCCCCGGAGACCTTTGACTTCAAGATTAAGtttgctgagaccaaggcccacgCCAAG GCCATTGAGATggaactgaggcagatggaggtGGCCCAGGCCAATAGGCACGTGTCCTTGCTTACGGCCTTCATGCCGGATAGCTTCCTGAGGGCCGGTGGAGATCACGATTGTGTCCTGGTCCTGCTGCTGATCCCCCGCCTGGTTTGTAAG GCAGAGCTCATCAGAAAGCAGGCCCAGGAGAAGTTTGATCTGACTGAGAATTGTGCAGGGCGGCCAGGGCTTCGGGGGGCTCCTGGGGAGCAGCTCAGCTTTGCCGCCGGCCTGGTGTACTCACTGAGTCTCCTGCAGGCCACACTCCACCGCTACGAGCA TGCCCTGGCTCAGTGCAGTGTGGATGTCTACAAAAAGGTCGGTAGTCTCTATCCCGAGATGAGTGCCCACGAGCGCTCCTTGGATTTCCTCATTGAGCTGTTGCACAAGGACCAGCTGGATGAGACGGTCAACGTGGAGCCGCTCACCAAGGCCATCAAGTACTACCAG CACCTGTATAGCATCCATCTTACTGAGCAGCCCGAGGACTGCACTGTGCAGCTGGCCGACCACATCAAG TTCACCCAGAGTGCACTGGACTGCATGGCTGTGGAGGTGGGGAGGCTTCATGCCTTTCTGCAG GGAGGGCAGGAGGCCTCAGACTTATCCCTCCTGCTCCGGGACCTGGAAACGTCCTGCAGTGACATCCGGCAGTTCTGTAAGAAGATCCGAAGACGGATGCCGGGCACGGATGCTCCTGGGATCCCAGCTGCCCTTGGTTTTGGGCCTCAG GTGTCAGAGACACTTCTGGATTGTCGGAAGCATCTGACGTGGGTGGTGGCCGTGCTTCAGGAGGTAGCTGCTGCTGCCGCCCAACTGATCGCCCCTCTGGCCGAGAATGAGGGTCTGCCCTCTGGCACCCTGGAAGAGCTGGCCTTCAAGGCAGGGGAGCAG ATCTATGGGTCTCCATCCAGCAGTCCCTATGAGTGCCTTCGACAGTCATGTAGCATCCTCATTGCCACCATGAACAAGCTGGCCACGGCTATGCAAGAGGGAGAGTACGACGCAGAGAGGCCCCCGAGCAAG CCTCCTCCCTCCGAACTGCGGGCCGCAGCCCTTCGTGCAGAGATCACCGATGCTGAGGGCCTGGGCCTGAAGCTGGAGGACCGGGAGACCGTCATTAAGGAGCTGAAGAAGTCGCTCAAGATCAAG GGGGAAGAGCTGAGCGAGGCCAACGTGCGCTTGAGTCTCTTGGAGAAGAAGCTGGACAGCGCGGCCAAGGACGCTGACGAGAGGACCGAGAAGGTGCAGAGCCGCCTGGAGGAAACGCAGGCCCTGCTGCGCAAGAAGGAGAA AGAGTTCGAGGAGACGATGGACGCCCTCCAGGCAGACATTGACCAGCTGGAGGCCGAGAAGGCGGAGCTGAAGCAGCGCCTGAGCAGCCAGTCCAAAAGGACCATCGAGGGGCTGCGGGGAACACCCCCCTCGGGCATCGCCACCCTCGTCTCTGGCATCACTGGCG AAGAACAGCAGCGAG GAGGGGCTGCAGGCCCGCCTCTGGCCAACATCCCAGGCCCTGGGCCCGTGAAGGACTCTCCCCTGCTGCTCCAGCAGATCTCGGCCATGAGGCTGCACATCTCCCAGCTCCAGCATGAGAACAGCACGCTCAAG GGAGCCCAGATGAAGGCAGCCCTGGCAGCTTTGCCTCCCCTGCATGTGGCCAAGCTCACACCCTCAGGGCGGGAAAGCTCCGACGGTGAGCTCGCAGCTGGAGCTTTGTACCGGAAAACCAGCCAGCTACTGGACACGCTGCATCAGCTCAGCTCGTGCACCCGGGTGATAGATATCACAAGGTCCAGCCCTG CCACAAAGAGTCCCGGGGCCCAGCTTCTGGAACAGCTCACCCACCTCCAATCCCTGAGTGACACCATCGACAAACTGCAG GATGAGGTGATGAAAGAAACTGTGTCTCAGCGCCCAGGAGCCACTGTCCCCACTGACTTTGCCACGTTCCCCTCATCGGCCTTCCTTAGG gcTAAAGAAGAGAAACGAGAAGACACTGTATACGTGGGCAAAGTGACCTTCCCTTGCACGGCTGGCCTTGGGCAGCGGCACCGCCTGGTACTGACCCACGAACAGCTGCACCGGCTTCATGGCCGCCTCATCTCCTAG
- the DCTN1 gene encoding dynactin subunit 1 isoform X9 has product MMRQAPTTRKTTTRRPKPARPTSSGASGAGGPAGPSGSASASTGEMSSSEPSTPAQTPLAAPIIPTPSLTSPGAAPPLPSPSKEEEGLRVQVRDLEEKLETLRLKRAEDKAKLKELEKHKIQLEQVQEWKSKMQEQQAELQRKLKEARKEAKDALEAKERYMEEMADTADAIEMATLDKEMAEERAESLQQEVEALKERVEELTTDLEILKAEIEEKGSDGAASSYQLKQLEEQNARLKDALVRMRDLSASEKQEHVKLQKLMEKKNVELEALRQQRERLQEELDQAEHTIDELKEQVDAALGAEEMVETLTDRNLNLEEKVRELRETVGDLEAMNEMNDELQENARETELELREQLDMAGARVREAQKRVEAAQETVADYQQTIKKYRQLTAHLQDVNRELTNQQEASVERQQQPPPETFDFKIKFAETKAHAKAIEMELRQMEVAQANRHVSLLTAFMPDSFLRAGGDHDCVLVLLLIPRLVCKAELIRKQAQEKFDLTENCAGRPGLRGAPGEQLSFAAGLVYSLSLLQATLHRYEHALAQCSVDVYKKVGSLYPEMSAHERSLDFLIELLHKDQLDETVNVEPLTKAIKYYQHLYSIHLTEQPEDCTVQLADHIKFTQSALDCMAVEVGRLHAFLQGGQEASDLSLLLRDLETSCSDIRQFCKKIRRRMPGTDAPGIPAALGFGPQVSETLLDCRKHLTWVVAVLQEVAAAAAQLIAPLAENEGLPSGTLEELAFKAGEQIYGSPSSSPYECLRQSCSILIATMNKLATAMQEGEYDAERPPSKPPPSELRAAALRAEITDAEGLGLKLEDRETVIKELKKSLKIKGEELSEANVRLSLLEKKLDSAAKDADERTEKVQSRLEETQALLRKKEKEFEETMDALQADIDQLEAEKAELKQRLSSQSKRTIEGLRGTPPSGIATLVSGITGGGAAGPPLANIPGPGPVKDSPLLLQQISAMRLHISQLQHENSTLKGAQMKAALAALPPLHVAKLTPSGRESSDGELAAGALYRKTSQLLDTLHQLSSCTRVIDITRSSPATKSPGAQLLEQLTHLQSLSDTIDKLQDEVMKETVSQRPGATVPTDFATFPSSAFLRAKEEKREDTVYVGKVTFPCTAGLGQRHRLVLTHEQLHRLHGRLIS; this is encoded by the exons ATGATGAGACAGGCTCCGACCACCCGCAAG ACTACCACCCGCCGGCCCAAG CCTGCCCGTCCCACCAGCTCAGGGGCATCAGGGGCTGGTGGCCCTGCAGGACCCTCAGGTTCGGCCTCGGCCTCCACTGGAGAGATGAGCAGCAGTGAGCCCAGCACTCCAGCACAGACACCTTTGGCAGCCCCCATCATCCCTACGCCCTCGCTCACCTCTCCTGGGGCAGCTCCACCATTGCCTTCCCCCTCCAAG GAAGAGGAAGGGCTGCGGGTCCAGGTGCGTGACCTGGAGGAGAAGTTGGAGACTCTGAGGCTGAAGCGTGCAGAGGATAAGGCGAAGCTCAAAGAACTTGAGAAGCATAAGATCCAGCTGGAGCAGGTGCAGGAATGGAAGAGCAAGATGCAAGAGCAGCAGGCAGAGCTGCAGCGGAAGCTCAAGGAGGCTCGGAAG GAAGCGAAAGATGCCTTGGAGGCAAAAGAACGCTACATGGAGGAGATGGCCGACACTGCAGATGCTATAGAAATGGCCACTCTGGACAAGGAGATGGCCGAGGAGCGGGCAGAGTCCTTGCAGCAGGAGGTTGAGGCTCTGAAGGAACGTGTGGAGGAGCTCACCACTGATCTCGAGATCCTAAAGGCCGAAATTGAGGAGAAGG GATCTGATGGGGCTGCGTCCAGTTACCAGCTCAAGCAGCTGGAGGAGCAGAATGCCCGGCTGAAGGATGCCTTGGTGAG AATGCGAGACCTCTCGGCCTCAGAGAAGCAGGAGCACGTCAAACTGCAGAAGCTCATGGAGAAGAAGAACGTGGAACTGGAGGCCCTGCGGCAGCAGCGCGAGCGCCTTCAGGAGGAGCTGGACCAGGCTGAGCATACCATCGATGAGCTCAAGGAGCAG GTAGATGCAGCCCTGGGAGCAGAAGAGATGGTGGAGACACTGACAGACAGGAACCTGAACCTGGAGGAGAAAGTGCGGGAACTGCGGGAGACCGTGGGAGACCTG GAAGCTATGAATGAGATGAATGATGAGCTGCAGGAGAATGCCCGGGAGACTGAGCTTGAGCTTCGGGAGCAGCTGGACATGGCAGGTGCCCGAGTGAGGGAGGCCCAGAAGCGTGTGGAAGCTGCTCAGGAGACGGTTGCTGACTACCAACAGACTATAAAGAAATACCGACAGCTGACCGCCCATCTGCAG GATGTGAATCGGGAGCTAACAAATCAGCAAGAGGCTTCAGTGGAGAGGCAGCAGCAGCCGCCCCCGGAGACCTTTGACTTCAAGATTAAGtttgctgagaccaaggcccacgCCAAG GCCATTGAGATggaactgaggcagatggaggtGGCCCAGGCCAATAGGCACGTGTCCTTGCTTACGGCCTTCATGCCGGATAGCTTCCTGAGGGCCGGTGGAGATCACGATTGTGTCCTGGTCCTGCTGCTGATCCCCCGCCTGGTTTGTAAG GCAGAGCTCATCAGAAAGCAGGCCCAGGAGAAGTTTGATCTGACTGAGAATTGTGCAGGGCGGCCAGGGCTTCGGGGGGCTCCTGGGGAGCAGCTCAGCTTTGCCGCCGGCCTGGTGTACTCACTGAGTCTCCTGCAGGCCACACTCCACCGCTACGAGCA TGCCCTGGCTCAGTGCAGTGTGGATGTCTACAAAAAGGTCGGTAGTCTCTATCCCGAGATGAGTGCCCACGAGCGCTCCTTGGATTTCCTCATTGAGCTGTTGCACAAGGACCAGCTGGATGAGACGGTCAACGTGGAGCCGCTCACCAAGGCCATCAAGTACTACCAG CACCTGTATAGCATCCATCTTACTGAGCAGCCCGAGGACTGCACTGTGCAGCTGGCCGACCACATCAAG TTCACCCAGAGTGCACTGGACTGCATGGCTGTGGAGGTGGGGAGGCTTCATGCCTTTCTGCAG GGAGGGCAGGAGGCCTCAGACTTATCCCTCCTGCTCCGGGACCTGGAAACGTCCTGCAGTGACATCCGGCAGTTCTGTAAGAAGATCCGAAGACGGATGCCGGGCACGGATGCTCCTGGGATCCCAGCTGCCCTTGGTTTTGGGCCTCAG GTGTCAGAGACACTTCTGGATTGTCGGAAGCATCTGACGTGGGTGGTGGCCGTGCTTCAGGAGGTAGCTGCTGCTGCCGCCCAACTGATCGCCCCTCTGGCCGAGAATGAGGGTCTGCCCTCTGGCACCCTGGAAGAGCTGGCCTTCAAGGCAGGGGAGCAG ATCTATGGGTCTCCATCCAGCAGTCCCTATGAGTGCCTTCGACAGTCATGTAGCATCCTCATTGCCACCATGAACAAGCTGGCCACGGCTATGCAAGAGGGAGAGTACGACGCAGAGAGGCCCCCGAGCAAG CCTCCTCCCTCCGAACTGCGGGCCGCAGCCCTTCGTGCAGAGATCACCGATGCTGAGGGCCTGGGCCTGAAGCTGGAGGACCGGGAGACCGTCATTAAGGAGCTGAAGAAGTCGCTCAAGATCAAG GGGGAAGAGCTGAGCGAGGCCAACGTGCGCTTGAGTCTCTTGGAGAAGAAGCTGGACAGCGCGGCCAAGGACGCTGACGAGAGGACCGAGAAGGTGCAGAGCCGCCTGGAGGAAACGCAGGCCCTGCTGCGCAAGAAGGAGAA AGAGTTCGAGGAGACGATGGACGCCCTCCAGGCAGACATTGACCAGCTGGAGGCCGAGAAGGCGGAGCTGAAGCAGCGCCTGAGCAGCCAGTCCAAAAGGACCATCGAGGGGCTGCGGGGAACACCCCCCTCGGGCATCGCCACCCTCGTCTCTGGCATCACTGGCG GAGGGGCTGCAGGCCCGCCTCTGGCCAACATCCCAGGCCCTGGGCCCGTGAAGGACTCTCCCCTGCTGCTCCAGCAGATCTCGGCCATGAGGCTGCACATCTCCCAGCTCCAGCATGAGAACAGCACGCTCAAG GGAGCCCAGATGAAGGCAGCCCTGGCAGCTTTGCCTCCCCTGCATGTGGCCAAGCTCACACCCTCAGGGCGGGAAAGCTCCGACGGTGAGCTCGCAGCTGGAGCTTTGTACCGGAAAACCAGCCAGCTACTGGACACGCTGCATCAGCTCAGCTCGTGCACCCGGGTGATAGATATCACAAGGTCCAGCCCTG CCACAAAGAGTCCCGGGGCCCAGCTTCTGGAACAGCTCACCCACCTCCAATCCCTGAGTGACACCATCGACAAACTGCAG GATGAGGTGATGAAAGAAACTGTGTCTCAGCGCCCAGGAGCCACTGTCCCCACTGACTTTGCCACGTTCCCCTCATCGGCCTTCCTTAGG gcTAAAGAAGAGAAACGAGAAGACACTGTATACGTGGGCAAAGTGACCTTCCCTTGCACGGCTGGCCTTGGGCAGCGGCACCGCCTGGTACTGACCCACGAACAGCTGCACCGGCTTCATGGCCGCCTCATCTCCTAG